A genome region from Anolis carolinensis isolate JA03-04 chromosome 6, rAnoCar3.1.pri, whole genome shotgun sequence includes the following:
- the dhx8 gene encoding ATP-dependent RNA helicase DHX8, with the protein MADPVDELAKLEYLSLVSKVCTELDNHLGINDKDLAEFVINLAEKTTTFDSFKTALVKNGAEFTDSLISNLLRLIQTMRPPAKPSTSKDAVKPKTEKEKLRDLFPALCRPDNPIVRTMLDEDDVKVAADALKELEALMPTAGKQEKHRSSEERSKKKHRSRSRSRDRDRKRKRKSSSRSRTRDRHKGKSRYRSRSRSPSWDHKEREKPAEKANERWRDKHVDRPPPEEPSIGDIYNGKVTSIMQFGCFVQLEGLRKRWEGLVHISELRREGRVANVADVVSKGQRVKVKVLSFTGSKTSLSMKDVDQDTGEDLNPNRRRNLVGESEETAMRNPDRPTHLSLVSAPEVEDDTLERKRLTRISDPEKWEIKQMIAANVLSKEEFPDFDEETGILPKVDDEEDEDLEIELVEEEPPFLRGHTKQSMDMSPIKIVKNPDGSLSQAAMMQSALAKERRELKQAQREAEMDSIPMGLNKHWVDPLPDVDGRQIAANMRGIGMMPNDIPEWKKHAFGGNKASYGKKTQLSIIEQRESLPIFRLKDQLIQAVHDNQILIVIGETGSGKTTQITQYLAEAGYTSRGKIGCTQPRRVAAMSVAKRVSEEFGCCLGQEVGYTIRFEDCTSPETVIKYMTDGMLLRECLIDPDLTQYAIIMLDEAHERTIHTDVLFGLLKKTVQKRQDMKLIVTSATLDAVKFSQYFYEAPIFTIPGRTYPVEILYTKEPETDYLDASLITVMQIHLTEPPGDILVFLTGQEEIDTACEILYERMKSLGPDVPELIILPVYSALPSEMQTRIFDPAPPGSRKVVIATNIAETSLTIDGIYYVVDPGFVKQKVYNSKTGIDQLVVTPISQAQAKQRAGRAGRTGPGKCYRLYTERAYRDEMLTTNVPEIQRTNLASTVLSLKAMGINDLLSFDFMDAPPMETLITAMEQLYTLGALDDEGLLTRLGRRMAEFPLEPMLCKMLIMSVHLGCSEEMLTIVSMLSVQNVFYRPKDKQALADQKKAKFHQTEGDHLTLLAVYNSWKNNKFSNPWCYENFIQARSLRRAQDIRKQMLGIMDRHKLDVVSCGKATVRVQKAICSGFFRNAAKKDPQEGYRTLIDQQVVYIHPSSALFNRQPEWVVYHELVLTTKEYMREVTTIDPRWLVEFAPAFFKVSDPTKLSKQKKQQRLEPLYNRYEEPNAWRISRAFRRR; encoded by the exons CTGAATTTGTCATAAACCTTGCAGAGAAAACCACAACCTTTGATTCATTCAAGACAGCTTTGGTGAAAAATGGCGCTGAGTTTACA GATTCCCTCATCAGCAACCTTCTGCGTCTTATCCAGACAATGCGACCTCCTGCAAAACCTTCTACTAGCAAAG aTGCTGTTAAaccaaaaacagaaaaagaaaagttaAGAGACCTGTTTCCAGCCCTTTGTAGGCCAGATAATCCCATTGTCAGG ACAATGCTGGATGAAGATGATGTCAAAGTGGCTGCTGATGCCCTGAAAGAACTGGAAGCTTTGATGCCAACAGCAGGCAAACAAGAGAAGCACCGGAGCAGTGAGGAACG ATCCAAGAAAAAACACAGGAGTCGCAGTCGTAGTAGGGATCGGGATCGAAAACGAAAGCGGAAGTCTTCCTCTCGCTCCCGTACAAGGGATCGACATAAGGGTAAATCCAGATACCGCTCCAGGAGCAGAAGCCCCAGTTGGGACCACAAGGAACGAGAAAAGCCTGCAGAGAAAGCCAATGAGCGATGGAGGGATAAGCATGTGGACCGGCCCCCACCAGAAGAACCTTCCATTGGGGACATCTACAATGGCAAAGTCACCAGCATCATGCAGTTTGGCTGCTTTGTCCAGCTTGAAGGTCTCAG AAAGCGCTGGGAAGGATTGGTCCATATTTCAGAGCTACGCCGTGAGGGACGTGTTGCTAATGTGGCTGATGTGGTGAGCAAAGGACAGAGGGTCAAGGTCAAAGTGTTGTCCTTCACAGGCTCTAAAACCAGCCTCAGTATGAAG GACGTAGATCAAGATACAGGGGAAGATTTAAACCCAAACAGACGTCGGAACCTTGTGGGAGAGTCAGAGGAGACAGCCATGCGAAATCCAGATCGGCCCACTCACCTCTCTTTGGTCAGTGCTCCAGAAGTTGAAGATGATACACTGGAGCGGAAACGTCTCACTCGCATTTCAGACCCAGAGAAATGGGAGATCAAGCAG ATGATCGCTGCAAATGTACTTTCCAAGGAGGAATTCCCTGACTTTGACGAAGAAACAGGAATTCTCCCAAAGGTTGACGACGAGGAAG ATGAAGATCTGGAAATTGAATTAGTAGAAGAGGAGCCACCATTCCTTAGGGGGCATACGAAGCAGAGCATGGACATGAGCCCCATCAAGATTGTGAAG aatcctgatggctctttgtctcAAGCTGCCATGATGCAAAGTGCCCTCGCTAAAGAGAGGCGAGAATTGAAGCAAGCTCAGCGGGAAGCAGAAATGGATTCCATCCCCATGGGACTCAATAAACACTGGGTGGATCCCCTTCCAGATG TGGATGGAAGGCAAATTGCTGCTAACATGCGGGGTATCGGCATGATGCCCAACGATATCCCAGAGTGGAAGAAACATGCTTTTGGGGGCAATAAAGCTTCTTATGGCAAAAAAACTCAGCTGTCAATTATCGAGCAGCGGGAAAGTCTCCCTATTTTCCGTCTGAAGGATCAGCTTATTCAG GCCGTCCATGACAACCAAATTCTGATAGTCATTGGAGAAACTGGTTCTGGGAAAACTACGCAGATCACCCAGTACCTTGCTGAAGCTGGCTACACCTCCCGTGGAAAGATAGGATGCACTCAGCCTCGCCGAGTGGCTGCCATGTCTGTTGCCAAGAGGGTATCAGAGGAGTTTGGTTGCTGTTTGGGCCAGGAG GTTGGCTACACCATCCGATTTGAGGACTGCACCAGCCCTGAGACTGTGATTAAGTACATGACAGATGGTATGCTGCTGCGAGAGTGCCTCATCGACCCTGATCTGACACAATATGCAATCATCATGCTGGATGAAGCCCATGAGCGCACCATACACACGGATGTGCTCTTTGGTCTCCTGAAAAAG ACAGTTCAGAAGAGACAAGACATGAAATTGATTGTGACATCAGCCACCTTAGATGCTGTCAAGTTCTCTCAATACTTCTATGAGGCCCCCATCTTCACCATCCCAGGCAGGACGTATCCAGTTGAGATTCTTTATACTAAGGAACCAGAGACCGATTACCTGGATGCCAGCCTCATCACAGTCATGCAGATCCACTTGACAGAGCCACCAG GAGACATCTTGGTGTTTTTAACTGGCCAGGAGGAGATCGACACTGCCTGTGAAATCCTCTATGAGAGGATGAAGTCCTTAGGTCCGGATGTGCCTGAGCTGATCATCCTGCCTGTCTATTCAGCCCTGCCAAGTGAGATGCAAACACGGATTTTTGATCCGGCTCCCCCAGGCAGCCGAAAA GTAGTCATTGCCACAAACATTGCGGAAACGTCgcttacaattgatggcatctaTTATGTGGTAGACCCTGGCTTTGTGAAGCAGAAAGTATACAACTCCAAGACTGGGATTGATCAGCTGGTTGTGACACCAATTTCCCAG GCTCAAGCAAAGCAGCGAGCTGGGAGGGCTGGGAGAACAGGCCCTGGCAAATGCTACCGGCTCTACACAGAGCGTGCTTACCGTGATGAGATGCTGACTACCAACGTCCCTGAGATCCAGAGGACCAACTTGGCCAGCACTGTGCTTTCACTCAAG GCTATGGGAATCAATGACCTGCTCTCTTTTGATTTCATGGATGCTCCCCCAATGGAAACACTCATCACCGCAATGGAGCAGCTCTACACCTTGGGAGCCCTGGATGATGAGGGACTACTCACTCGACTTGGGCGCCGG ATGGCAGAATTTCCCCTAGAGCCCATGCTGTGCAAGATGCTCATAATGTCAGTGCACCTGGGTTGCAGTGAAGAGATGCTTACCATTGTCTCCATGTTGTCTGTACAGAATGTATTTTACCGGCCAAAG GACAAGCAAGCTCTTGCAGACCAGAAGAAAGCCAAATTCCATCAAACTGAAGGTGACCATCTCACACTTCTGGCTGTTTATAACTCTTGGAAGAACAACAAGTTCTCAAATCCTTGGTGCTATGAAAACTTCATCCAAGCCCGCTCACTACGTCGGGCCCAAGATATTCGTAAACAAATGCTGGGGATCATGGATAG GCACAAGCTGGATGTAGTGTCATGCGGAAAAGCAACGGTGCGAGTCCAAAAAGCCATTTGTAGTGGTTTCTTCCGCAATGCTGCCAAGAAAGATCCCCAGGAGGGTTATCGGACCTTGATTGATCAGCAGGTGGTCTACATCCATCCCTCAAGTGCCCTCTTCAATCGGCAGCCTGAATG GGTTGTATACCATGAATTAGTGCTCACAACCAAGGAGTATATGAGGGAAGTCACCACCATAGATCCTCGCTGGCTGGTGGAGTTTGCCCCAGCCTTCTTTAAGGTTTCTGACCCCACAAAACTGAGCAAGCAGAAGAAGCAGCAGCGTCTGGAGCCACTTTACAACCGTTACGAGGAGCCCAATGCCTGGAGGATATCGCGGGCCTTCAGGCGGCGATGA